In Lagenorhynchus albirostris chromosome 1, mLagAlb1.1, whole genome shotgun sequence, the sequence GCTAAGCTGTTTGAATCAGGAATTATTCAGATTGCATtttgagacttttaaaaattatggtaagatatatgtaacataaaatttaacatttaagtgtacagttctccactttgattttttttttttttaattaccttggTAATTGTAAAATCTACTTTACAGTGTAGCCACAGTTAAACATTTGCATTTGAGGCTAGGAGGAGGGAGGATAGAGAAGAATGTTGtttgtcatttaaatttaaataattatgtatatttttctggttGTCAGAAGGTTACATGTAGTATAGAAAGCtttgaaaatcctaagaaatcatCTAAAATCCCACCACCATAAGAGATAGcttctgttaacattttactatgtTTCCTGGATTCTTTTAtctatgtgtattttatatgatttacatttatttacatttatattttgtatttatttacaaaGTTGGAAGCCAGACCCTGAAAGACTTTGCCTGCTATTTAAGGAATTTTAGTTATGAGTACAATGGCGAGATGCCAAAGGATTTTAAGCAATGAAGTGATAACTCTGGTGCCCTTATGGAGAGTGGATTAGAGGAGGTTAAGAATGAAAGCAGGGAGACGTAAGTCATCCAGGTAAAGGCTAATTGATGAGAATGTGAGTAAGGCCTTGCGTATGGGGTATCAGACTGTGGAAATGTGGAGGTTGTTGAGTCTACAGGACTTAGTGACTGACTAGTGGTGGAGCAGATTACTCCCGAGGGTCTGCTTGGGCTGGCTGGCAGGGATGTATTGCCCTTCTTCAAAACGAGAGtacaaggaggaagagaagatttGAAGGGGACAAAGACAACTTCCTATTTCACTTAGTTGAGTTTTCGGTGACCACAGGGGCCATCTGGGAGCCGATGCCCTGTCAGTGTTCTCCAGGGCACACCTGACCCCTGTCTGTGTCTTCGGCCTCATCTTGTGCCCTTCTCCCATTGGATCTGGGCACTCTTGCCAGGctgacagtcttttttttaatatataatttaaatttatttattttttaatttttggctgtgttgggtcttcgtttctgtgcgagggctttctctagttgcggcaagcgggggccactcttcatcgcggtgcgcgggcctcttttgttgtggagcacaggcttcagacgtgcaggctcaatagttgtggctcacgggcctagttgctccgtggcatgtgggatcttcccagaccagggcttgaacccgtgtcccctgcattggcaggcagattctcaaccactgcgccaccagggagggccAAGCTGGCAGTCTTTTACTCAACCTAGTAGGTTCTGGGCCTTCCTGGTGAGCAAGATATTTATCACATTTAtgctatgtcccaggcactgagGGCTTCCCCTCTTCACTCTAGCCTCTACCCCTTTGCCCAGTTCAAGTCTACTCAGCCCTCAGGCCTTGGCTTTAATGTCATTTTCTCAGGGAAACCTTCCCTGAGCCACCCCAGCCCCTCAACCAGATTAGGTTAGCATTTTTACTCAGAGCTCCTCATGCTTCTTCATAGTGATTGtctaaattataattaattatatagttattggttcattgttttctttgctaGCCATCCATGAGAAGAAGGGGCCTTGCCTATCTTATTCACTACTAGTAGCATTTGGTATACTACcaggcacgtagtaggtgctcactaaatatttgttgaaatggaTGGACGGGGGGTGGATCTAGCACTTAACACACAAATGTGGTCTTGTGATACAGATTTTGGAATAGGTAGCATACAGGTGTCAGTTGAAACATTTAGAAgataaactgtttaaaaataccAGACGTGGGGTCTTCTAAGATATGATGAGGATGCTTTTCATTAAAGTGTGTAACAAATGCATTATATTTTAAGTGTCTGTGATTTACTTAGACAAATAGTAACTTTTTTTAGTTTAGTAACATTTCAGTCAgttcatataaaaagaaataaatctaaagCCATATGGTCTTAGTATAAGAGTATAAGTCTTAGTATAAGACTTATACTCTTAGTATAAGAGTCTTAGTATAAGTATAAGTCTTAGTATAAGACTTAGTATAAGTCTTAGTATAAGAGTCAGAAACAAGATAATTTCTACTTAGAATAAACAAGTGCACAACAGAAGCGATTACCTCTTACTCTCAATGTTATCTCTATTTTAACTTAAACATCCTTTTAGCTTCAGTTGGTGCCAGTTTTATTATATGAAGTCAGGTAGAAAGGGTGTATCACCTTTACCATAATCACTAATTCATTACAggttaaaagtgaaataaatgttaACAGAGTATTTATTTACATGGTGAGACAatggaagattttatttatttctgtttctctgtactttaaatttttattataaattccttctataaagacagaaaaaggacAAACACAAGCTTTCTGGAGGAGAAGAGTACATTGACATCATATTCTTTAACTTTAAATGTATAAAGTACTAAATAACGGTCTTTTTTCCTCTTATAGGGAATTATGCTGGTCTATGACATCACAAATGAAAAGTCCTTTGACAATATTAAAAATTGGATAAGAAACATTGAAGAGGTATGTATGGAAAGAGAATGGATACTAGAGAAGAGTCCTGCTGGGTGCTTATAAAGGGCTCCTCCCTTTATGAGTGTCTCCCTATCACTCAGCTGAGCTGCTAGGAAGTAGGGCGCGGGCAGGTCAGGCCCTCTGCTCTGAGGAGTGCCAGGGCGGGTGACATCTCTGGTACTGCCAGTCTGACTTCTCTGCTGGACTGGGGGGAGGTCCAGACAGAGGAGCAGTTTCACAGAATTTTAAACTTGGCCCTgatcttgaaaataatttaatccaagtccccattttacacatgagaagaCTGAGGTCAGAAAGAGGTGACTTGCATGTGCTCATAGAGCCTTTAAAAAGGAGAGCGAGGATTAAAACCTCTGGTTCTCAGGTTCTGTCTATTCCACCATGCTATGCTGTTTGATGggcaaaaatatatctttattccGGCAGTTTATCATTTTGCCCTTctaacattttcttcatcttagatatttaaaatttggtTTAGTTCCAGCTTGATTGgtatgaagatttttttaaatgtctttgacatttcagaaagaaatctGACTGTGAAATAATTTCATACACATTTATATTAACCCACGTGAATTTGTTGTTTAAGTAGTTCAGAATCCAGAATACCTTCTGCATTGGCTCACTTAGTACCGAGGTGTTCTCCCTTCTTTGACCCAAACTAACATTTGGAAGTTTTTTTGTTAGATaactttaagttttatttttgtttgttcatgtACCAAAAAAGACATGAGAATGACTGCAAGCCTTTGGGAAAAATGTTCGCATGGACTCTTATGCTGTAGCTTTCCCCTcctctcatctttaaaatttttctgtgaatcaggccttatgttgagtgaaagattATTTGTCTTATAATTAAATTTCTGGATCTGTTTCTGACAGGTTAAGATTTGCCTGTTGAGTAACTGTGTTTTTCTCAGGTTGTTTGTCTAACATACTGTTTTCTCCCTGCAGCATGCCTCTTCAGATGTTGAAAGAATGATCCTGGGCAACAAATGTGATATGAATGACAAAAGACAAGTGTCAAAAGAAAGAGGGGAGAAGGTAAATTTGAACTGAATGCATAAAGATTGGAATCTACTCACGTTAAGCATTCATTTTCTTActattatttaattattgatttaagttttaaaaacatctatattttaatctgttaaaaaaacaacaaaagggtTGTAATCCATACTTGAATGGTATGAATTAGTATTCGAGCTCCAACTCCATATACTGTGTAGTCATGACTCATTCCTAAAGAGTTTGCTGTTTTCTGGGAGATACAAATTGGTCCTCTTTCAGATTCCTGCAGCTTAGAGTTCAGGTTATTTCTTCCATATCTGTGTGTAAATGCCCAGTTTTGAAGTTAAACCAGTTCAttctctttgaaaaaaaagtaGTAGGATACGTGAAGTTTCCACAGTAAtcatttttcaattcattttttttttaagaatattttactgCACATTAGATTTAGGTCATTATGGAGTTTTAAACTCTTCATTAAGCTACAGATATCATTTATAGgcatttctctattttatgtCCTGTAAAACAAGAGTTTATTACATGTACATATTCATTTCTTTGACATTTTCCAAATTGACTTAGAGGCTTCAATTTTTTAAGTCTTGGAATTTTGCTTTAGACTTTTTTTAGTGATATGTGCAAAATGCATTTTTCGATCCGACTGCGAACTTTTTCCCCCTAAAAACATTCACTTAATCTTGGTGTTGCAAATGAACTAGGAACTCTTTGGAAATAGATGGAAATGTAGAAGAGTTCACAATTTGCCACAATCAATAGAAACCCAAGCAGTGAGTACTTAGTATTTTAAGCTTGTGTTCTTTTATGCaccaatttgttaaaaaataatgaaaagttacAATACTAACTGTTGGAGGTTTGTACTTTGGGAGCAGATAAAAGGGGCAGATGTATCCCAAATTAATGATAGGGGTGAATGTCTCATAGGTTTGCTAGTGATTTTATTAGAGAACTACAGGTATAATCGAAAAGAAGGGAAGTACTTAAGTTATGTTTTGAGTGGAAGTGGTGCCATTTTACTTACTTGTGGTGATGAAGTTAGATATCTAAATTTCAAACATGATACAgtagaagaaagcaaagaaatttGAGAACCACAGGAGTTCTGCACTAGGTACGCTCCCTTTAGGACTCTGAAAaacctaaaaaatataaatgctctgtatgcatttatttattttgcactgaatttaaatgtttctctttgtctttcagttAGCAATTGACTATGGGATTAAATTCTTGGAGACAAGTGCAAAATCCAGTACGAATGTAGAAGAGGTGAGGAGGAATTGTTTGGTGGCTTGTTACGTAGTAGCATTAGTGTCTTAGGTGCCTGTGTTCAAGCAACTCTCCAAGCCTTGATATTTTCTGCCTTAGTGAATGCCTTGTGGGAACTCCACTTCCATTCTGTAAACGTTTATGCTTCTGACTTTTATGTGGATCCTGGTTGTTGGAGTTCTAACACCCGTCCTCCACATGGGATATATTAGATTGCTCAACTAAGAGTCactgaacagggcttccctggtggcgcagtggttaagaatctgcctgccagtgcagggaacacgggttccagccctggtctaggaagatcccacgtgctgtggagtaACTACTGGGCCCTCaggccacaagtactgagcccgcaggccacaattactgaagcccgtgcgcctagagcccacgcttctcaacaagagaagccactgcattgagaagcctgcAAAGAGTAacgcccgctcgctgcaactagagaaagcccacgtgcagcaacgaagacccaacacagccaaaaaaaaaaccaaaaatgggtCACTGAACAGAAGATGGAAGTTCAGGTTAAGTTCAGTTTTGCCCTTtgtttggtacgcgggcctctcactgctgtggcctctcctgttgcagagcacaggctctggacgcgcaggctcaacggccatggctcacgggtccagccgctctgcggcatgtgggatcctcccggaccggggcacaaatccgtgtcccctgcatcggcaggcagactctcaaccagtgcgccaccagggaagacccaggtCTTCTATTCTTTACCAAGCGCAGAGTTgttgataatattttcttttttaaaaacatttttaaaactgatcataaaaataatacatgtactATGTGTTAAtacatgtaatttatttaacaataaaactgatggtttcataaacatttaatttCTCAAGCTATTCATTCTTCACCATGACATGCCTAAAAATTGAGACTTAAGTGACTCAACTAGTGGACACGGATcagcactttttctttcttttaagtaaCTAACAGTCATTTTTTCAGGTTGGCAAATGGGTGTCAGGAAACAGGAAGCCTCTACTGATTTATTTACTCAAGCATAGATATGCAGAAAAATGCTTCCCTCTGCTTGCTACAAAAGGATTTCCTTTCATCAGAAAGAGGGGAGCCTCTTCAGTCAGGTTTAATGGTGGAGACAGGAGAAAAGCTTGCTCACTGAGATGGCCCACGTAGGATTGCTGCCACAGAATGAGCTCTGTACCCTGGCTTAATGGAGCAGGCTTCGGTCTCTGTTAGTCCTGAGCTCTGATCATACCTGTGACTTAGAGAGAGTATtgagttgggaattccctggtcagggaactaaaatcctgcaagctgctcggtgtggccaaaaaaaaaaaaaaaaaaagagagaagagagcgtTGAGCTATGGAAATATAGACCTGCGGATTGCCCGAACTGCTTACTGGCCAGGTATTCTGCAGAAGTTAGGAGTTTTCCCAGGGCTTTAACTTAGCCTCAAAAACTGAGATGGGCTTACTTAGAAACTTTGACTCACAGGTGACCAGTGTGACAATGAGACACTGACAATGAGTGATAATAGTACTTACCATATTGCTTCTCTTTGACTGGTTTAATAATAATCCTTTTGCTGAACATTTTTGGGGGGCATTAGGAGTGATTGGGAACAGACTGACATACCAGTGGGTTTAGCATGGCGACAACTGAGGAAGCCTTAAGAGTCATGTAGAAACAAAGTAGGGATgatagggtttttttaaattattaattaattaatttaattatttatttttggctgcgtcaggtcttagttgcagcacaggggatctttcgttgcagcgggcaggctcttcattgcagcagttgggcttctctctagttgtggcacgcgggctccagagtgcatgggctcaatagttgcagctcatgggttctgtagttgtggcacacaggctctctaagttgtggcgcacgggcttagttgccctgaggcatatgggatcttagttccccgaccagggatcgaacccctgtcctctgcattggaaggcggattcttaaccactggaccaccagggaagtcccaggtatgATAGGTTTTAAAAACGTTTGGCTTGGGTTTGGGTCAAGAGGCACTAGGCATAAAATGCCACTGAGATTTGTCCTGcttctatttcactgatttccaCAGTGGGGAATTTAGCTGAGCTGTAGGAACTGTTGGGATTTTGCAGTGTTGCGACACAGGAGGTTATATATTCTCAGGTATAAGAGTGAAAGCAATTTGAAAGAGAGGAGGTTGGGAATAAAAGTTGGAGATTTTTGTGAAAACAAATTTTAGAGCTATAGGATAATTCATAATTATTCCTTCACTTATCAAACAGATATTCAGCATCTCCTAGACCAGGAACTGTGCCCTACTCTGGGGATGCCCAGGAGCTTTAGAGCCTCTGCCTCCCAAGTGATCTTATTATACCCATAATTCAGCAAGTGTCATATTAGGAACTTGTGCCAGATGTTATGTGCAGAAAATACTTGATGAATGACAGTTTGATTACACTGGAAAACCTTTATGATATGATAATGAAAAGTAAGTTACAGTAGTCATGTGTCTACTGTGATTGCAATTATGTTCTTTTCTCAGTTAAAAACCtcaaagtaatatattttataatgaaataataaaaaaagctacatttctattttaaaagatattataaacatataataaTGAAATCTTTGGTTTACCTTTAGGCATTTTTTACACTTGCACGGGATATAATGACAaaactcaacagaaaaatggTTTGTATgacacataatttttattttccttatgctgtttttaaatttgttttcttatttgtgttgtttatttatttaattaaagggATAGGCCTGATTATAATATATTCACATAAACCCATTTTTTCCCTGACATACATTTTCACCCGCTTAAACTTTGattcttatttctgtttcttcaaatTTCTTATTTCTGAGCTGCAGTTGTTTCAGTTCTTTCCTCTGGCTCTTTAAgtggtctttatttttattattattttttaacatctttattggagtataattgctttacaatggtgtgttagtttctgctttataacaaagtgaatcagctatacatatacatatatccccattaaGTGGTCTTTAATTGAATTTTGATCAGAATAATTAAAGTAATAAtggcaaaattaaattttttatctctctctttATCAGTGTATAATTATGATCTCAAAGACGCTGAAGTTTGCTTAAATTTGAAACAATCTCAGTGATGAATCATTACGACATCCTGGAAAGTTTGTTTTAACCTGAATCTTGCACATAATTGTATACCTTATGTTACCAACTCTTCTTACCTCCAAGAAAGGGGTTGCCTGTACCAGTATCTTAACATTGTTTCCATTATTACCCTTGAAACTTTACACTCTTTTGGTTATAATTTTTTTGAACTGGAGTTAGGAACTTCCTAATATGTAGTTAATATATTAGGTGCtagccttaaaatatttttcctatattAACCCACTGTTTCCAAAGAAACAGACAACATCAGAGCTTAACTAGTTCCCTTCCTAATTAACCACACTACTAAGGACACATTTATGGCATagttagatatttttttatttcttaggtAATTGGGCTCAAACCatgaaacttttatttccttgctAACTccatcttctgttttttttagaATGACGGCAATTCATCAGGGGCAGGTGGACCagtgaaaataacagaaaaccgATCAAAGAAGACCAGTTTATTCCGTTGTTCGCTACTTTGATGAACTCTTTCTGAGAGACTGCAGCACACCTAGAGGACCCTTTCCTGCTTCTCTGAAAGCACAGGTCACCCAGCCTCAGAATCATCCTGCCTGGCTGCTACTGAGAGCACCACTGAACCTAGACCTAGATTCTGCACACAGAATGTGCAGTGGATTCCAGCCTCATGGCCCATCAAGATAACAGGCTGCTTCTTTCAAACGTGGAAACAATGAAGTGGAGACACGTGCAGGACTTAActtgtttttcctctgttttattgCGTGTTGCAGAAGctgctatctttttctttttcactttgcaCATCAGTTGTTAGCCTTTCCTTGTTACAGCACAATCTGAGATTCACATCTGCACACTTCTGTCTGATGAGGTTCTAGACAAATTTGCATTCGGGAATGTTTAAAAAAGAGTAGAACATTTAAAGCAGAGGTTAATATACGAAAATTATAGCATATTTGGTCAGGTTCATATGGCCAAATGTTATTGCATTGATAGCATTTATTTAAGGGCTctgattttcttaaataaaagagTCATTAAATTCTGATaaactttatcttaaaaattcataaaaatgccCATCTGCTCATCGAAGGccacagtttctttatttcttcagattGTTTACAGTTTTG encodes:
- the RAB8B gene encoding ras-related protein Rab-8B isoform X1 yields the protein MGSCFRLIRNQSIICRQLDPVDLSAACHQKSEPCTDCLLCAPLPRPNPAFCSGIDFKIRTIELDGKKIKLQIWDTAGQERFRTITTAYYRGAMGIMLVYDITNEKSFDNIKNWIRNIEEHASSDVERMILGNKCDMNDKRQVSKERGEKLAIDYGIKFLETSAKSSTNVEEAFFTLARDIMTKLNRKMNDGNSSGAGGPVKITENRSKKTSLFRCSLL
- the RAB8B gene encoding ras-related protein Rab-8B isoform X2, with product MAKTYDYLFKLLLIGDSGVGKTCLLFRFSEDAFNTTFISTIGIDFKIRTIELDGKKIKLQIWDTAGQERFRTITTAYYRGAMGIMLVYDITNEKSFDNIKNWIRNIEEHASSDVERMILGNKCDMNDKRQVSKERGEKLAIDYGIKFLETSAKSSTNVEEAFFTLARDIMTKLNRKMNDGNSSGAGGPVKITENRSKKTSLFRCSLL